A window of the Bactrocera neohumeralis isolate Rockhampton unplaced genomic scaffold, APGP_CSIRO_Bneo_wtdbg2-racon-allhic-juicebox.fasta_v2 cluster09, whole genome shotgun sequence genome harbors these coding sequences:
- the LOC126763973 gene encoding uncharacterized protein LOC126763973, with protein sequence MNFDYLVEEIDSEVECSQPLGPQRDKVFKPNSYNLVCAPPAKLSEIVVPSPSSGGHADIIQKLDAIETRLTAIEKSLTDKMPEKAEVQAHSKLLRECRVIAAKTHHSISRITGDLEDEHYVELASKLPMSSEEHVRFVEDKLSQKESTDAMMRLILKSKGAKGSVDSVLRGLFSDDVMYHYNLEGRKEKKPLLKLKCVGLVFDIFPDKDKSSICGELRRFVALSHNRYKQKKHKLRAKLI encoded by the exons ATGAATTTCGATTACCTCGTAGAAGAAATCGATTCCGAAGTGGAATGCTCACAACCTTTGGGCCCCCAAAGAG ataaAGTGTTTAAACCAAATTCTTACAATCTCGTTTGCGCTCCTCCAGCAAAACTATCAGAAATTGTGGTACCGTCACCATCGTCTGGCGGCCATGCAG ataTAATCCAGAAGCTGGATGCTATTGAGACCCGTCTCACTGCCATTGAGAAGTCCCTAACAGACAAA atgcCAGAGAAGGCCGAGGTGCAGGCGCACAGTAAATTATTGCGCGAATGCCGCGTCATTGCGGCAAAGACGCaccattcaattagccgcatcaccggtgatttggaggacgagcattacgtggagctcgctTCGAAACTGCCCATGTCATCGGAAGAGCACGTGCGCTTCGTGGAAGACAAACTTTCCCAAAAGGAAAGCACGGATGCTAtg atgcgGCTAATATTGAAATCAAAGGGCGCAAAAGGCAGTGTGGACAGCGTACTTCGTGGTTTGTTTTCAGACGATGTAATGTACCATTACAATTTAGAGGGGCGCAAGGAGAAGAAACCCCTACTAAAACTAAAGTGCGTAGGGTTAGTTTTTG atatatttcctGACAAGGATAAAAGCAGTATATGTGGGGAGCTCCGGAGATTTGTGGCCTTAAGCCACAATCGTTATAAACAGAAGAAACATAAACTAAGGGCTAAACtaatataa